From a region of the Arachis ipaensis cultivar K30076 chromosome B09, Araip1.1, whole genome shotgun sequence genome:
- the LOC107618821 gene encoding myb-related protein Myb4: MVRAPCCEKMGLKKGPWTAEEDQILISYIQKHGHGNWRALPKQAGLLRCGKSCRLRWINYLRPDIKRGNFTIEEEETIIKLHEMLGNRWSAIAAKLPGRTDNEIKNVWHTHLKKRLMKPNQMNSSSSSDPKRVSNKSKIKRSDSNSSTITVQSSEPASLNSNFPEMDTTSASCTTTTTTTSSEFSSATNIGESKNVNMMNIKNEELGDSLENIIDESLWTEAGIDDETTNMTISNNELPSLQYYDPVFNNSEENLSFQPSTNFEDDGMDFWYDIFIRTGESIELPEF, from the exons ATGGTGAGAGCTCCTTGTTGTGAAAAGATGGGATTGAAGAAGGGTCCATGGACGGCAGAGGAAGATCAAATCCTCATTTCTTACATCCAAAAACATGGCCATGGCAATTGGCGTGCCCTCCCAAAGCAAGCAg GGCTGTTAAGGTGTGGAAAGAGCTGCAGATTAAGGTGGATAAATTATCTGAGGCCTGATATCAAGAGAGGGAATTTCaccattgaagaagaagaaaccatcatCAAGCTTCATGAAATGCTTGGCAACAG GTGGTCGGCAATTGCGGCAAAATTACCCGGAAGAACAGACAACGAAATCAAGAATGTGTGGCACACACATTTGAAGAAGAGGCTCATGAAACCAAACCAAAtgaattcatcatcatcatcagatcCCAAAAGGGTATCTAATAAGTCAAAGATCAAACGTTCTGATTCAAACTCAAGCACCATAACTGTTCAATCATCGGAACCAGCAAGTCTCAATAGTAATTTCCCTGAAATGGACACAACTTCAGCATCATGCACCACCACTACAACAACAACCTCTAGTGAATTCTCATCAGCCACAAATATTGGTGAAAGCAAGAACGTgaacatgatgaacatcaagaatgaGGAGCTAGGAGATTCATTGGAGAACATAATTGATGAAAGCTTATGGACAGAGGCAGGAATTGATGATGAAACCACCAACATGACAATCTCAAATAATGAGTTGCCCTCACTTCAATATTATGACCCAGTATTTAATAATTCTGAGGAGAATTTAAGCTTCCAACCAAGTACAAACTTTGAGGATGATGGCATGGATTTTTGGTATGACATATTCATTAGAACTGGGGAGTCAATAGAATTGCCAGAGTTCTGA